A single region of the Streptomyces sp. AM 4-1-1 genome encodes:
- a CDS encoding histidinol-phosphate transaminase: MSEAPATRGKNAYNATIPGADTLIRLHLSESPYGASPSAVQAAERELRRINLYPAPERDALVAALSAHWAISPDRIAVANGSDELVLATALTLGDRGRPGLVHAGTFPGYPASLNRIGRSHTAVPLVGTGMDVGGFADRLPDHGIGYVCNPHNPSGSVLSADDLTTLVKASEAGGVPLVFDEAYMDFADPGTPQARDWLDRGAPIVVLRTFSKAYGLASLRIGYALGAPELIAELKETLRTLPFSVNRIAQAAATSALGDSEFLERTRRANESQRAWFTGELDRLGRGHLPSSTNFVAVQVRDPSLAQDRLAAEHGILVRSAALFGFPGYLRVSLGTRDELTSLLDALDSVDPLG; the protein is encoded by the coding sequence GTGAGCGAGGCACCGGCCACACGGGGGAAGAACGCCTACAACGCCACCATTCCCGGCGCCGACACCCTCATCCGCCTGCACCTGAGCGAGAGCCCGTACGGCGCCAGCCCGTCGGCGGTCCAGGCCGCCGAACGGGAACTGCGGCGCATCAACCTGTATCCGGCGCCCGAGCGGGACGCCCTGGTGGCGGCGCTCTCCGCGCACTGGGCGATCTCCCCGGACCGGATCGCCGTCGCGAACGGCAGCGACGAACTCGTCCTCGCGACGGCCCTGACCCTGGGCGACCGCGGCCGGCCCGGACTCGTCCACGCCGGCACGTTCCCCGGATACCCGGCCTCGCTGAACCGGATCGGCCGCTCGCACACCGCGGTGCCGCTCGTCGGCACCGGGATGGACGTGGGCGGATTCGCCGACCGGTTGCCCGACCACGGCATCGGCTACGTGTGCAACCCGCACAATCCCAGCGGCTCGGTGCTGTCCGCCGACGATCTGACCACCCTGGTGAAGGCGTCGGAGGCCGGCGGGGTACCCCTGGTGTTCGACGAGGCGTACATGGACTTCGCCGATCCGGGAACCCCCCAGGCCCGCGACTGGCTCGACCGCGGGGCACCGATCGTGGTGCTGCGCACCTTCTCCAAGGCGTACGGGCTGGCCTCGCTGCGGATCGGGTACGCCCTCGGGGCGCCGGAGTTGATCGCCGAACTCAAGGAGACCCTGCGCACGCTGCCCTTCAGCGTGAACCGGATCGCCCAGGCCGCGGCGACCTCCGCACTCGGGGACTCCGAGTTCCTCGAACGGACGCGCCGGGCCAACGAGTCGCAACGGGCCTGGTTCACCGGAGAGCTGGACCGGCTCGGGCGCGGCCACCTCCCCTCCTCGACCAACTTCGTCGCCGTCCAGGTGCGGGACCCTTCCCTCGCCCAGGACCGGCTCGCCGCCGAGCACGGGATTCTCGTGCGCAGCGCCGCGCTGTTCGGGTTCCCCGGGTATCTCCGGGTCTCCCTCGGCACCCGCGACGAACTGACGTCACTGCTCGACGCGTTGGACAGCGTCGACCCACTCGGCTGA
- a CDS encoding cupin domain-containing protein, which translates to MAETRKAEIIDQLPIPLAVAGHHQPAPFYLTSDMFGGLPVQLAGGELSVLVGKPVAAPHTHEVDEIYMLVSPNKGGARIEVLLDGERHELSSPSVMRIPAGAEHCFLTLEAEVGSYCFGVLVGDRV; encoded by the coding sequence ATGGCCGAGACACGCAAGGCCGAGATCATCGACCAGCTGCCGATCCCGCTCGCGGTCGCGGGTCACCACCAGCCCGCGCCGTTCTACCTGACCTCGGACATGTTCGGGGGACTGCCGGTGCAGCTCGCCGGCGGCGAACTCAGCGTCCTGGTGGGGAAGCCGGTCGCCGCGCCGCACACCCACGAGGTGGACGAGATCTACATGCTGGTCTCACCCAACAAGGGCGGCGCCCGCATCGAGGTCCTGCTCGACGGCGAACGGCACGAGCTGAGCTCCCCCTCCGTCATGCGCATTCCGGCCGGCGCCGAACACTGCTTCCTGACCCTCGAAGCCGAGGTCGGCAGCTACTGCTTCGGCGTCCTGGTCGGGGACCGCGTGTGA
- a CDS encoding class I SAM-dependent methyltransferase, whose amino-acid sequence MNADAAFNGFISTNVVFALERLDLFARLDEAKSLNITDFCVQNGLDESVFRALVSSAESFGYLSVRADQVALTQDGRDVRRMIGFFTWGVGGYHDVFANAAPIARGKRSFGDDVRRDEAMVALGSAQADIALMRHLLDEQIAQLDFSVLADLGSGISERLCRLVQARPGTRGIGLDISQSATELAAETVSRYSLHDQVKPVCADVLDVISGKQRIEGAEEVDVVMSFMFLHDLLVDPATRSEIIPSLRAAFPKAHTFLLGDTTVRPNDGSGTLPIFSSGFELAHALMGVPIYTRQTYEDLFEKGGMTVRRTVPFGAPHTYLFVLEAR is encoded by the coding sequence ATGAATGCGGATGCGGCTTTCAACGGCTTCATCAGCACCAATGTCGTCTTCGCTCTGGAGCGCCTCGATTTATTCGCCCGCCTGGACGAGGCCAAGAGCCTGAACATCACAGACTTCTGCGTTCAGAACGGCCTCGACGAGTCCGTGTTCCGTGCGCTGGTCTCCTCCGCCGAGTCATTCGGCTATCTGTCCGTACGGGCCGACCAGGTGGCATTGACGCAGGACGGACGCGATGTCCGCCGCATGATCGGCTTCTTCACCTGGGGCGTCGGCGGCTACCACGACGTCTTCGCCAACGCGGCCCCCATCGCCCGCGGCAAGCGCAGCTTCGGCGACGACGTACGCCGCGACGAGGCCATGGTGGCCCTCGGCTCGGCGCAGGCCGACATCGCCCTGATGCGCCACCTGCTCGACGAGCAGATCGCCCAGCTCGACTTCTCCGTACTCGCCGATCTGGGCAGCGGCATCTCCGAGCGTCTGTGCCGGCTGGTCCAGGCCCGCCCCGGTACCCGCGGAATCGGCCTGGACATCAGCCAGTCGGCCACCGAACTGGCCGCGGAGACCGTGAGCCGCTACAGCCTGCACGACCAGGTGAAGCCGGTCTGCGCCGACGTACTCGACGTCATCTCGGGCAAGCAGCGGATCGAGGGCGCCGAAGAGGTCGACGTCGTGATGAGCTTCATGTTCCTGCACGATCTGCTCGTCGACCCCGCCACGCGCTCCGAGATCATCCCCTCCCTCCGCGCGGCCTTCCCGAAGGCCCACACCTTCCTGCTCGGTGACACCACGGTCCGGCCGAACGACGGCTCCGGCACCCTGCCGATCTTCTCCAGCGGCTTCGAGCTGGCACACGCCCTGATGGGGGTGCCGATCTACACCCGCCAGACCTACGAGGACCTGTTCGAGAAGGGCGGCATGACCGTCCGCCGCACCGTCCCCTTCGGAGCCCCGCACACGTACCTGTTCGTCCTGGAGGCGCGGTAG
- a CDS encoding phosphopantetheine-binding protein, with product MILDASGEPKGARRAATAEQTATAGRSTSVVGSDVREHVRRVWADVLGHKDFDDDTQFFEAGGQSMKATQVLMKLRKQTGVRLPIRLVFDNPTVRELTAAVEREIAKASTATE from the coding sequence ATGATTCTCGACGCGAGCGGCGAGCCGAAAGGGGCCCGCCGCGCGGCCACCGCGGAACAGACGGCGACAGCGGGGCGGTCCACCTCTGTCGTCGGCAGCGACGTCCGCGAGCACGTGCGCCGCGTCTGGGCCGATGTCCTGGGCCACAAGGACTTCGACGACGACACACAGTTCTTCGAAGCGGGCGGCCAGTCCATGAAGGCCACCCAGGTGCTGATGAAATTGCGCAAACAGACCGGCGTGCGCCTTCCCATCCGTCTGGTATTCGACAACCCCACGGTCCGGGAACTCACCGCGGCGGTGGAACGTGAGATCGCGAAAGCATCGACCGCTACCGAATAG
- a CDS encoding 2-dehydropantoate 2-reductase: protein MRHAILGAGGVGLALGASLAKSGQPVVLVMTDSSYDRYSGEITVRGGLRDDYKVPVEAVRQLCESVDVLWVTVKAPALTSALERIVPGADATSVVPLLNGIGHLDTLRARFGPCLLPGTIRIEAVRSAPGEVTWNSLFASVELASEKSADDPRLPPLRDELERAGIGCQFGDSPPDVLWRKLIILLPLALATTAADGPLGVVRRDPELLALMHAVVPELCAVAAAQGVAVDAAASRRTLDSFPGRTDSSLHRDVAGGRPTELTALTEPVLRIGAASNIATPSISRLTQHARDACG, encoded by the coding sequence TTGAGGCATGCGATTCTGGGGGCCGGTGGCGTCGGTCTCGCGCTGGGGGCCTCCCTGGCGAAATCTGGCCAACCGGTCGTCCTGGTCATGACAGATTCCTCGTACGACCGGTATTCCGGCGAGATCACGGTGCGCGGCGGACTGCGCGACGACTACAAGGTGCCGGTCGAGGCGGTGCGACAACTGTGCGAATCTGTCGATGTACTGTGGGTGACGGTAAAAGCGCCCGCGCTGACATCCGCCCTTGAGCGCATCGTCCCCGGTGCCGATGCCACGTCAGTTGTTCCACTGCTCAATGGCATTGGTCATCTGGACACTCTGCGTGCGCGTTTCGGGCCCTGTCTGCTTCCTGGGACCATCCGAATCGAAGCCGTGCGCTCCGCGCCCGGCGAGGTCACATGGAACTCCCTGTTCGCATCCGTCGAACTGGCTTCGGAGAAATCGGCGGACGATCCCCGGCTGCCGCCACTGCGCGACGAGCTGGAACGAGCCGGAATCGGCTGTCAATTCGGTGATTCACCACCGGATGTGCTATGGCGCAAGCTGATCATCCTGCTGCCGCTGGCCCTGGCCACCACGGCGGCCGACGGCCCGCTCGGCGTCGTGCGCCGCGACCCCGAACTGCTCGCGCTCATGCACGCCGTCGTGCCTGAGCTCTGCGCCGTCGCGGCCGCCCAGGGCGTCGCCGTCGACGCGGCGGCGAGCCGGCGGACCCTCGACTCCTTCCCCGGCCGTACCGACTCGTCGCTGCACCGGGACGTCGCCGGGGGCCGCCCCACCGAACTGACCGCACTCACCGAACCGGTGCTGCGCATCGGCGCCGCGTCCAACATCGCCACACCGTCGATCAGCAGGCTGACTCAGCACGCCCGCGATGCCTGCGGGTGA
- a CDS encoding acyl carrier protein, whose amino-acid sequence MTVSANQLLEDELKEILVEDLLVDVPAEEIGAEDGLQDVLGLDSLGFVELRAQCEQRYGVKIGDADFTPVHFRSVRTVAGLVRSLRGDGGDMVASSAQRQEGQLR is encoded by the coding sequence ATGACAGTTAGTGCCAATCAGCTTCTCGAGGACGAGCTGAAGGAGATCCTTGTCGAAGATCTCCTGGTGGACGTGCCCGCCGAGGAGATCGGTGCTGAGGACGGCCTCCAGGATGTGCTCGGCCTCGACTCGCTCGGGTTCGTCGAGCTGCGCGCGCAGTGCGAGCAGCGCTACGGCGTGAAGATCGGTGACGCCGACTTCACCCCGGTCCACTTCCGCTCGGTGCGGACCGTGGCCGGACTCGTCCGCTCCCTGCGCGGTGACGGCGGCGACATGGTGGCGTCCTCGGCGCAGCGGCAGGAAGGACAGCTGCGTTGA
- a CDS encoding non-ribosomal peptide synthetase: MTVESTTPALPGHLEVWLACQREPESDRYNVSVVLEFVPGVDERALRGAVDDVLRAHPALRSQFLVQDGELNRLVVADPPPAFVTERVSGAYDRERALRLASVAGRAPFDLTVPPLVRGALFVGDGGALLAVTMHHIVSDGWSSRIFADDLVAAYRARTLGGPGIPDRGAPAVPVVTAEQRAEGEEHWISVLRDAPSPLVPVPDLVPDDGLPGPSASVELTLSAEATDAVRALARRERSSPAVVLLSAWSILLHAWSGRDEGTFGMVFAGRDDDTEELIDLRSRTLPLRDALDPDRPFADVMDGLRDQVLDSLMHADISAHRLQEIRRTHAEGTAVERTVFMHTPTYEDRWTVGDTAVNRLEHPDETTKYEFAINVVEGADWTQLRVYYDSARYRAATAELFAEELRELVARAAAEPMLTCGELLAVCDPRLLERTEHSASPEEPSALVPDLVLEHAAARPDAVAVRHGDRTVTYGELVGRAGAVANWLRGQGVRTGDTVAILTSPGADTPVLWLATVLAGAAYLPLDPAYPEAQLQLIADDARPVMLITDPDSGRDVELRTGTAISVPDLLASAADEPAEPPRVDRDGSSTFCVLYTSGTTGRPKGVVLPHRGLARLMGRPDFIPLDASDVVAQLCPLNFDGASYEIWGALAHGGELVVLDKHVVLSPRDLRDIVRARGITTLLVTTPLLNRVIEDAPDLLQSLRRVYFGGELISVPHMRRALRWCRPGVLLHSYGPTENSFTSTWHPVTEVAENARTLSIGKPVPGTFVRVVMEGTDHLVPRGVAGELLLGGVGIADGYLGAPEQTAARFVPDPLAPADSPATLYRTGDRVRWTPDGLLEFIGRNDNQVKIRSQRVELGEVEAVLDAHHAIESVFVTTRRNQRDEKEIVAYAVTTGPTTPAELRRFATERLPTFAVPRHIVLMSELPLTPTGKIDRRELPAVTDASVPEVPGAPGAPEVPEVSGAPGASEVSRVSGAASEVSGTPTAPMTPATAPEPVAPAPMARPARATTVESVRGAWQAVLEHDSFGFDQNFFDAGGHSLLLVRLQEELRVATGVAPSIIDLMRNVTVEAQSALVAAAPGAPADTPPAAPAPAPAPPPPGPVSAAPAAEAVPATSTPRPAPVAAAPEPRPADDRRHQILAVSATTAEALGAARHRLARHLDASTTPRLDDVARTLDVGRVPFDHRFAVVAGNLVEAARALDPEQPGTGAPAFAGQVSAGPRPAVVFAFADCSGPSAASATGALAHRLFPAVRDRIDRAAALLGTTLPDSASGTGAPWAGLPARTVASFVYALQVGIAEQFALWGVTPAAVYGTGSGRSAAATVCGALAFDDGVRHLATDPAGAPELPLRRPELPWITGLGVVLPDGPGPSTRHLTAPGEPAELLKLASEDTTAVVVADIGTAPGPVSTTDTAPGTSVVPTLAPDVDDDQALLMAVAGMWCQGVEADLTPAGRGRRIRLPGHPLSWAQDSVRQSDVPTRRRLAAAWRAVLGTEPDENSDLFDADDERLKLLRLRQRIGLFAGTTPSAAELAEARTFGRMAELLDRA, from the coding sequence TTGACCGTCGAATCGACGACGCCCGCGCTGCCCGGCCACCTTGAGGTGTGGCTCGCGTGTCAGCGCGAACCGGAGTCCGACCGCTACAACGTCAGCGTCGTCCTGGAGTTCGTCCCCGGTGTCGACGAACGCGCCCTGCGGGGAGCGGTGGACGACGTGTTACGGGCCCACCCGGCGTTACGCTCCCAATTCCTCGTCCAGGACGGCGAGCTGAACCGGCTGGTCGTCGCCGATCCGCCGCCCGCCTTCGTCACGGAGCGCGTGAGCGGCGCCTACGACCGTGAACGGGCGCTGCGCCTGGCCTCGGTCGCCGGGCGCGCGCCGTTCGACCTCACCGTGCCACCGCTGGTCCGGGGGGCGCTGTTCGTCGGTGACGGCGGAGCGCTGCTCGCCGTCACCATGCACCACATCGTCTCCGACGGCTGGTCCAGCCGCATATTCGCCGACGATCTCGTCGCGGCCTACCGGGCCCGTACCCTGGGCGGCCCCGGTATACCCGACCGTGGGGCACCGGCTGTGCCGGTCGTCACGGCCGAGCAGCGGGCGGAGGGCGAGGAGCACTGGATCTCGGTCCTGCGCGACGCCCCCTCGCCGCTGGTCCCGGTGCCCGACCTGGTCCCCGACGACGGTCTGCCCGGCCCGTCGGCCTCCGTCGAACTCACCCTGTCCGCCGAGGCGACGGACGCCGTCCGGGCCCTGGCCCGGCGCGAGCGCAGCTCACCGGCCGTCGTCCTGCTGAGCGCCTGGTCGATCCTGCTGCACGCGTGGAGCGGCCGTGACGAAGGCACCTTCGGCATGGTCTTCGCCGGCCGTGACGACGACACCGAAGAGCTGATCGACCTGCGCAGCCGGACCCTTCCGCTGCGGGACGCGCTCGACCCCGACCGGCCCTTCGCCGACGTCATGGACGGGCTGCGCGACCAGGTCCTCGACTCCCTCATGCACGCGGACATCTCCGCCCACCGCCTCCAGGAGATCCGCCGCACCCACGCCGAGGGGACGGCCGTCGAACGGACCGTCTTCATGCACACCCCGACGTACGAGGACCGGTGGACGGTCGGTGACACGGCGGTGAACCGCCTGGAACACCCGGACGAGACCACCAAGTACGAATTCGCGATCAATGTGGTCGAGGGCGCCGACTGGACGCAGCTGAGGGTCTACTACGACTCCGCGCGCTACCGCGCCGCCACCGCCGAACTGTTCGCCGAGGAACTGCGGGAGCTGGTCGCCCGGGCGGCCGCCGAGCCGATGCTGACCTGCGGTGAACTGCTCGCCGTCTGCGACCCGCGACTCCTGGAGCGTACGGAGCACTCCGCCTCGCCCGAGGAGCCCTCCGCGCTCGTGCCCGATCTCGTGCTGGAACACGCGGCCGCCCGCCCCGACGCGGTCGCCGTCCGGCACGGCGACCGTACCGTCACCTACGGCGAACTGGTGGGCAGGGCGGGCGCGGTGGCCAACTGGCTGCGCGGACAGGGCGTACGGACCGGCGACACCGTCGCGATCCTCACGTCACCCGGCGCCGACACCCCCGTCCTCTGGCTCGCCACCGTCCTGGCGGGCGCGGCCTACCTCCCGCTCGACCCCGCCTACCCCGAGGCCCAGCTCCAGCTCATCGCGGACGACGCGCGGCCGGTGATGCTCATCACCGACCCGGACAGCGGACGCGACGTCGAACTGCGCACCGGTACGGCGATATCCGTGCCGGACCTGCTCGCGAGCGCGGCCGACGAGCCGGCCGAACCGCCGAGGGTCGACCGCGACGGCTCCTCGACCTTCTGCGTGCTCTACACCTCCGGCACCACCGGCAGGCCCAAGGGTGTCGTGCTGCCGCACCGCGGTCTGGCACGGCTCATGGGGCGGCCCGACTTCATCCCGCTCGACGCGTCGGACGTCGTCGCCCAGCTGTGCCCGCTCAACTTCGACGGGGCCTCGTACGAGATCTGGGGAGCGCTCGCCCACGGCGGCGAACTGGTCGTCCTGGACAAGCACGTGGTGCTCAGCCCACGTGACCTGCGTGACATCGTGCGCGCCAGGGGCATCACGACCCTGCTCGTCACCACCCCGCTGCTGAACCGCGTCATCGAGGACGCGCCGGATCTCCTCCAGTCCTTGCGGCGGGTGTACTTCGGCGGCGAGCTGATCTCCGTACCGCACATGCGCCGCGCGTTGCGCTGGTGCCGTCCGGGCGTCCTGCTGCACAGCTACGGGCCGACGGAGAACTCGTTCACCTCGACCTGGCACCCCGTCACCGAGGTCGCGGAGAACGCCCGGACCCTGTCGATCGGCAAGCCGGTGCCCGGCACGTTCGTACGCGTCGTCATGGAGGGAACCGACCACCTCGTACCGCGTGGTGTGGCCGGCGAACTGCTGCTCGGCGGCGTCGGGATCGCCGACGGGTACCTCGGCGCGCCCGAACAGACCGCCGCGCGCTTCGTGCCCGACCCGCTCGCCCCCGCCGACAGCCCCGCCACGCTGTACCGCACCGGGGACCGGGTGCGCTGGACCCCCGACGGGCTGCTGGAGTTCATCGGCCGCAACGACAACCAGGTCAAGATCCGCAGCCAGCGGGTCGAACTGGGCGAGGTCGAGGCGGTGCTCGACGCGCACCACGCCATCGAGTCGGTCTTCGTGACGACCCGGCGCAACCAGCGGGACGAGAAGGAGATCGTCGCCTACGCGGTCACCACCGGGCCGACGACCCCCGCCGAGCTGAGGCGGTTCGCCACGGAGCGGCTGCCCACCTTCGCGGTGCCGCGCCACATCGTCCTCATGTCCGAGCTGCCGCTGACGCCGACGGGCAAGATCGACCGCCGCGAACTCCCGGCCGTGACCGACGCGTCGGTGCCTGAGGTGCCTGGTGCGCCTGGTGCGCCTGAGGTGCCCGAGGTGTCCGGGGCGCCTGGGGCGTCGGAGGTGTCCAGGGTGTCCGGGGCGGCGTCCGAGGTGTCCGGGACGCCGACGGCCCCCATGACCCCGGCGACCGCACCCGAGCCCGTGGCCCCGGCCCCGATGGCACGTCCCGCGCGGGCCACCACGGTCGAGTCGGTACGCGGTGCCTGGCAGGCCGTCCTGGAACACGACTCCTTCGGGTTCGACCAGAACTTCTTCGACGCGGGCGGTCACTCGCTGCTCCTCGTCCGGCTCCAGGAGGAGCTGCGGGTCGCCACGGGCGTCGCCCCCTCGATCATCGACCTGATGCGGAACGTCACCGTCGAGGCCCAGTCCGCCCTCGTCGCGGCGGCGCCGGGCGCGCCGGCGGACACCCCGCCCGCGGCGCCCGCCCCGGCCCCCGCACCCCCGCCACCCGGGCCCGTGAGCGCGGCCCCGGCGGCGGAGGCGGTCCCCGCCACGAGCACCCCGCGTCCCGCGCCGGTCGCCGCCGCCCCGGAACCCCGGCCGGCCGACGACCGCAGGCACCAGATCCTCGCGGTCTCCGCCACCACGGCCGAGGCGCTGGGCGCGGCGCGCCACCGACTCGCCCGTCACCTGGACGCGTCCACCACCCCGCGGCTCGACGACGTGGCCCGCACTCTCGACGTGGGCCGCGTGCCCTTCGACCACCGGTTCGCCGTGGTCGCGGGCAACCTCGTCGAAGCCGCGCGGGCACTCGACCCGGAGCAGCCGGGCACCGGGGCACCGGCCTTCGCCGGGCAGGTGTCCGCAGGACCGCGGCCGGCCGTCGTGTTCGCCTTCGCGGACTGCTCCGGGCCGTCCGCCGCCTCGGCCACGGGCGCCCTGGCCCACCGGTTGTTCCCGGCCGTACGCGACCGGATCGACCGCGCGGCCGCGCTGCTCGGCACCACCCTCCCCGATTCCGCCTCCGGGACGGGAGCGCCGTGGGCGGGACTGCCCGCCAGGACCGTCGCGAGCTTCGTCTACGCGCTACAGGTGGGCATCGCCGAACAGTTCGCGCTGTGGGGCGTGACACCGGCGGCGGTCTACGGCACGGGTTCCGGGCGGTCGGCGGCCGCGACCGTCTGTGGTGCGCTGGCCTTCGACGACGGGGTACGCCACCTCGCGACGGACCCGGCCGGGGCTCCCGAACTGCCGTTGCGCAGGCCCGAACTGCCCTGGATCACCGGCCTCGGCGTCGTGCTGCCGGACGGCCCCGGACCGTCGACGCGTCATCTGACGGCCCCGGGGGAGCCCGCGGAGCTGCTGAAGCTGGCGTCCGAGGACACCACCGCGGTGGTCGTGGCCGACATCGGCACGGCCCCCGGACCGGTCTCCACCACGGACACCGCCCCGGGCACCTCGGTCGTTCCCACCCTCGCGCCGGACGTCGACGACGACCAGGCCCTGCTGATGGCCGTCGCCGGGATGTGGTGCCAGGGGGTCGAGGCCGATCTGACCCCGGCCGGCCGGGGCAGGCGTATCAGGCTGCCCGGCCATCCGCTCTCCTGGGCCCAGGACAGCGTCCGGCAGTCGGACGTGCCGACGCGCCGGCGGCTGGCGGCGGCCTGGCGGGCGGTCCTGGGGACCGAACCCGACGAGAACAGTGACCTCTTCGACGCGGACGACGAACGGCTGAAGCTGCTCCGGCTCCGTCAGCGCATCGGTCTCTTCGCCGGTACCACCCCGTCCGCCGCCGAGCTGGCCGAGGCGCGCACCTTCGGGCGCATGGCCGAACTGCTCGACCGGGCCTGA
- a CDS encoding zinc-binding dehydrogenase produces MPDVRGEAAILVEPGRLEVEEVTFRDLAEGEVLVRNTVGAICGSDVHRVRAESPFFKDMQDHPYPCPPGYPGHEGLGEVVESRSPLFTPGETVLTVPNHAYMASFARYQTIADRFLLHVPTGSPTQYLMAQQLGTVIHALKRFWSGPAEGRTAAVVGVGSAGLLFVQMLRHLGFDQVVAVDLEPGRLELARALGCSATALVPAQRPDEVVKELTGGNGADLVVEAAGTDSARAHALSMVGTHGKLGFYGMPEAYELSIPYVQLFGKQAQLITAVGGAQLEPGLTSFRSALQLITDGTLAVKDQITHTFDIKQIAAAVELAHTRGEGVVKVGITFD; encoded by the coding sequence ATGCCGGATGTACGCGGGGAAGCCGCCATCCTTGTCGAACCCGGGCGGCTGGAGGTGGAAGAGGTCACGTTCCGCGATCTGGCCGAGGGGGAAGTGCTCGTCCGCAACACCGTGGGAGCCATCTGCGGCAGCGATGTGCACCGGGTCCGGGCCGAGTCGCCCTTCTTCAAGGACATGCAGGACCACCCGTACCCCTGCCCGCCCGGCTACCCGGGTCATGAGGGCCTCGGCGAGGTCGTCGAGAGCCGGTCGCCCCTGTTCACCCCGGGCGAGACGGTGCTGACGGTGCCGAACCACGCGTACATGGCGTCGTTCGCCCGCTACCAGACGATCGCCGACCGCTTCCTGCTGCACGTGCCCACCGGATCGCCGACGCAGTACCTCATGGCGCAGCAGCTCGGCACCGTGATCCACGCTCTCAAGAGGTTCTGGTCCGGGCCCGCCGAGGGCAGGACCGCCGCGGTGGTCGGCGTGGGGTCGGCCGGTCTGCTGTTCGTCCAGATGCTCAGGCACCTCGGCTTCGACCAGGTCGTCGCCGTCGATCTGGAGCCCGGCAGGCTGGAGTTGGCGCGCGCGCTCGGTTGCTCCGCGACGGCTCTCGTCCCGGCGCAGCGGCCCGACGAGGTCGTGAAGGAGCTGACCGGTGGCAACGGCGCCGACCTGGTCGTCGAGGCCGCCGGCACGGACTCGGCGCGCGCGCACGCGCTGTCGATGGTCGGGACGCACGGGAAGCTGGGCTTCTACGGCATGCCCGAGGCGTACGAACTCTCCATCCCCTACGTGCAGTTGTTCGGCAAGCAGGCCCAGCTGATCACGGCCGTGGGCGGTGCGCAGCTGGAGCCGGGACTCACGTCGTTCCGCAGCGCGCTCCAGCTGATCACGGACGGGACGCTCGCGGTGAAGGACCAGATCACCCACACCTTCGACATCAAGCAGATCGCCGCCGCGGTCGAGCTCGCTCACACCCGGGGTGAAGGTGTGGTCAAGGTCGGCATCACCTTCGACTGA